One genomic region from Stutzerimonas decontaminans encodes:
- the fdhD gene encoding formate dehydrogenase accessory sulfurtransferase FdhD codes for MNAPSRLTTECAGAVQSPAGASQRYCYQPIDEPEQRTVDLAEECALAIAYNGLSQAVMMISPADLEDFVVGFSLANGFVDRLDDIYDIRLHGRGNARRAEVEIASRAFWRLKQQRRQLPGNSSCGLCGVEALEQALPRLPVMPRSALPPSHWLLDLRQRIGEFQPLGRDCGAVHAALFMDASGEIRLGREDIGRHNALDKLIGAMARARHSAQGGLAIVTSRCSLELVHKVQRAGIPTLVSLSSPTGLAAQWAQQHNLNLIHLPHHSPPRVYSPATPAQSSC; via the coding sequence ATGAACGCTCCGTCTCGCCTGACCACTGAATGCGCCGGTGCCGTGCAATCGCCCGCCGGGGCCAGCCAGCGCTATTGCTACCAGCCAATCGACGAGCCCGAGCAGCGCACGGTCGATCTCGCCGAGGAATGCGCACTGGCGATTGCCTACAACGGACTCAGCCAGGCAGTGATGATGATTTCACCGGCCGACCTCGAGGACTTCGTGGTCGGTTTCAGCCTGGCCAATGGCTTCGTCGACAGGCTGGACGATATCTACGACATCCGTCTGCATGGCCGCGGCAATGCGCGAAGGGCAGAAGTCGAGATAGCCAGCCGCGCCTTCTGGCGCCTCAAGCAGCAACGCCGCCAGCTACCGGGCAACAGCAGCTGTGGGTTGTGCGGGGTCGAGGCGCTGGAGCAGGCGCTGCCCCGACTGCCGGTGATGCCGCGGTCCGCGCTGCCGCCTTCGCACTGGCTGCTGGACCTGCGCCAGCGCATCGGTGAGTTTCAGCCACTGGGTCGCGACTGCGGTGCCGTGCACGCCGCGCTATTCATGGATGCCAGCGGCGAGATCCGTCTGGGTCGCGAGGATATCGGCCGACATAACGCGCTGGACAAGCTGATCGGCGCCATGGCTCGGGCGAGGCACAGCGCCCAGGGTGGGCTGGCGATCGTGACCAGTCGCTGCAGCCTGGAGCTGGTGCATAAGGTGCAGCGGGCCGGCATCCCGACACTGGTGAGCCTGTCCTCTCCCACCGGGCTTGCCGCACAGTGGGCACAGCAGCACAACCTGAATCTCATCCATCTGCCGCACCATAGTCCGCCGCGCGTCTACAGCCCGGCTACGCCGGCGCAAAGCAGCTGCTGA
- a CDS encoding glycine zipper 2TM domain-containing protein, whose translation MKYASIFLLSASLLSGAAFAGSNTEAAVGGALGGALGSVVGEHLGGSTGATIGAGVGGAAGGMVGADKRSRTEAAIGGGLGAAGGNVIGQKVGGSTGGLIGAAVGGGAGGAIGNAYGDDDDDRYRGDRRYRDSRYYGPPGKAKGHYKHRHKHH comes from the coding sequence ATGAAGTACGCCTCGATTTTCCTGTTGTCTGCCAGTCTGCTCAGCGGTGCGGCCTTTGCCGGCAGTAACACCGAAGCCGCCGTCGGCGGTGCGCTCGGTGGTGCACTTGGCTCCGTGGTTGGAGAACATCTGGGTGGCTCCACGGGTGCCACCATCGGTGCCGGTGTTGGTGGTGCCGCCGGCGGCATGGTTGGCGCAGACAAGCGCAGCCGCACCGAAGCGGCCATCGGCGGTGGCCTGGGCGCGGCGGGCGGCAACGTCATCGGCCAGAAGGTCGGTGGCAGCACCGGCGGCCTGATCGGCGCAGCGGTCGGCGGCGGTGCCGGTGGTGCGATCGGTAATGCCTACGGCGATGATGATGACGACCGCTACCGGGGTGATCGCCGCTATCGTGACAGCCGCTACTACGGCCCGCCCGGCAAGGCCAAGGGGCACTACAAGCATCGTCACAAGCACCATTAA